The window GCGCATGGCTTCAATTGCACCGTATGCAATGACGTCACTAAAGCAAACGATAGCTTTTATCTCTTTGTGGTCAGCGATGAGGGTGTTAAACGCTTCTCGGCCCCCTTGGCGATTGGTTGGAGCAGCGATCGCAGGTTGCGCTTCATTTAATCCATTGAGCTTTAGAGCGCTTTGGAAACCAGACAGTCGCTCATGGTAATCTGAAATTTCGGGAGTACCACCCAGAAAAGCAATGTCTTTTATGCCTTGCTCAATGAGGTGAGTCGTTGCTAGGTGAGTCCCTTTTTTATTGTCAGGTAGAATACAGGGGGCTTTCGCGAAGGCCACTTCACGCATAATGGTAATAACTGGAAATCCAGAGTCAGCCAATTGGTCCAGCCACTCTCGTGGAGTACTTGGTGCAGGCACCATAACAAAAGCACAAACGTTGTATTCTTTAAGTGTGTTAACCACTTGGCGTTGGCGATTAAAGTCTTCGCCTGTATTTACCAGCATAGGCACCATACCTAATGCGTAAATATGCTTTTCTAATCCGACAGCAAGCTGAGCAGAGTACGGGTTAGTTAAGTCGTTGATAACAACCGCAACAAGATTAGACTTTTTACTACGTAGCGCTGCTGCGTCGCGATTATAAACATACCCCAGCTTTTCGATGGCTTTTAGTACTTTCTCTTTGCTTTTATCGCTGACTTTATCGCTATGCGTTAGGACAAGGGATACTGTTGATTTAGAAACTTGTGCCTCTTCGGCAACATCAAAAATGGTAACCTTAGCGAGTTTTTTATCGTTGTTCATGCTAATTCG is drawn from Pseudoalteromonas sp. NC201 and contains these coding sequences:
- a CDS encoding LacI family DNA-binding transcriptional regulator, coding for MNNDKKLAKVTIFDVAEEAQVSKSTVSLVLTHSDKVSDKSKEKVLKAIEKLGYVYNRDAAALRSKKSNLVAVVINDLTNPYSAQLAVGLEKHIYALGMVPMLVNTGEDFNRQRQVVNTLKEYNVCAFVMVPAPSTPREWLDQLADSGFPVITIMREVAFAKAPCILPDNKKGTHLATTHLIEQGIKDIAFLGGTPEISDYHERLSGFQSALKLNGLNEAQPAIAAPTNRQGGREAFNTLIADHKEIKAIVCFSDVIAYGAIEAMREHGLVPGEDIKVVGFDDLQDSQLMKPALTSVRIDADDIGKRTCHTLSEILNKSQPAVRTLVDVSLQIRESS